The Thermococcus sp. region CGAGACAGTTAAAAGGACCTCACTTTATGAAACCTGCGGTGATATTGATGTTCTGGCTGAAGACAAGAATCGTCGAAGGCAGGAACGCCCTTGAAAACCTCAAAAAGGAAGCGAAAAACCACGAGCGCGTCCTCATCCTAGCATCAAACTCAATGAAAAAACACGGCTTCCTGAGCAAGGCCGAGGACTACGTGAGGGAAGCCGGTGCAGAGGTCTTCTCGATTACGGGCCTTCCAGCTGAGCCGAGCGTCGAAGTTATCGAAGAGTTCCTGCCGAAGGTGAGGGAGTTCGAGCCCGACCTACTCGTCGCCCTCGGTGGGGGGAGCGTGATAGACACCACCAAGGCCTTGAAGGTCTTCTACGATGCCCCGGGGCTGGACTTTGAGGAGATAGCCTTCATGGACCGCTTTTCACGGCCAAAACCGGTTCCGAAGTTAAAGACAAAGCTCATAGCGATTCCATCAACGAGCGGGGCTGGAAGCGAGGTCTCGGCGGCAAGCGTTCTGAAGAAGGGAGGCATCAAGTACAACATAGTGACGCCCGAGATAGCGCCTGAGGTAGCTATACTCGACCCAAGGTTACCAATGACCATGCCGAGAGAAGTTGCGAGGAACTCTGGGCTGGATGTTCTGGTCCATGGGATAGAGGCATACACCACCAGGGTAGCCAACGATTTCAGCGATGCCATGGCAATAAAAGCGATAAAGACCGTTTTTGCCTTCATTGAGAGGAGTCTTGAGGGTGACGAAAAGGCGAGGGAAAAGATGCACTACGCTTCAAC contains the following coding sequences:
- a CDS encoding iron-containing alcohol dehydrogenase, with amino-acid sequence MFWLKTRIVEGRNALENLKKEAKNHERVLILASNSMKKHGFLSKAEDYVREAGAEVFSITGLPAEPSVEVIEEFLPKVREFEPDLLVALGGGSVIDTTKALKVFYDAPGLDFEEIAFMDRFSRPKPVPKLKTKLIAIPSTSGAGSEVSAASVLKKGGIKYNIVTPEIAPEVAILDPRLPMTMPREVARNSGLDVLVHGIEAYTTRVANDFSDAMAIKAIKTVFAFIERSLEGDEKAREKMHYASTMAGIAFLNARLGLCHAMSHKAAWIGPHGLLNAIFLPYVIEFNAERSEYARKRYDEIARELNLKDWRELLQAIKELNERTGVPKLGELVDERTFMEKLEEMAEKAYHDGLIAFNPVEPTVEEIEKLYLEAYKGE